One Mycolicibacterium crocinum DNA window includes the following coding sequences:
- a CDS encoding acetyl-CoA C-acetyltransferase, whose amino-acid sequence MPEAVIVSTARSPIGRAMKGSLVDIRPDDLAAQMVRAALDKVPSLDPRDIDDLIMGCGQPGGESGFNIGRAVAVELGYDFLPGTTVNRYCSSSLQSTRMAFHAIKAGEGHAFISAGVETVSRFGKGNADGWPDTKNALFADAMARSEQASAGADEWHDPREDGLLPDVYIAMGQTAENVALHTGISREDQDHWGVRSQNRAEEAINNGFFEREIVPVTLPDGTVVSKDDGPRAGTSYEKISQLKPVFRPNGTITAGNACPLNDGAAALVIVSDTKAKELGLTPLARVVSTGVSGLSPEIMGLGPIEAVKKALAQAKMSISDIDLYEINEAFAVQVLGSARALGMDEDKLNVSGGAIALGHPFGMTGARITATLLNNLQTYDKTFGIETMCVGGGQGMAMVIERLS is encoded by the coding sequence ATGCCCGAAGCCGTCATCGTTTCCACTGCCCGCTCGCCGATCGGCCGCGCGATGAAGGGGTCGTTGGTCGACATCCGTCCCGACGATCTGGCCGCGCAGATGGTCCGCGCCGCGCTCGACAAGGTGCCCTCGCTGGACCCGCGCGACATCGACGACCTGATCATGGGCTGCGGCCAGCCCGGCGGTGAGTCCGGGTTCAACATCGGCCGCGCGGTCGCCGTCGAACTGGGTTACGACTTCCTGCCGGGCACCACGGTCAACCGGTACTGCTCGTCGTCGTTGCAGAGCACCCGGATGGCCTTCCACGCGATCAAGGCCGGCGAGGGCCACGCGTTCATCTCAGCCGGCGTCGAGACGGTGTCGCGCTTCGGCAAGGGCAACGCCGACGGCTGGCCGGACACCAAGAACGCGCTATTCGCCGACGCCATGGCCCGCTCGGAGCAGGCCTCGGCCGGTGCCGACGAGTGGCACGACCCGCGCGAGGACGGCCTGCTGCCCGACGTGTACATCGCGATGGGCCAGACCGCCGAGAACGTCGCGCTGCACACCGGCATCAGCCGGGAAGACCAGGACCACTGGGGCGTTCGCTCGCAGAACCGCGCCGAGGAGGCCATCAACAACGGCTTCTTCGAGCGCGAGATCGTTCCCGTCACGCTGCCCGACGGCACGGTTGTCTCCAAGGACGACGGTCCGCGCGCCGGCACCTCCTACGAGAAGATCAGCCAGCTGAAGCCGGTGTTCCGGCCGAACGGCACGATCACCGCGGGCAATGCCTGCCCGCTGAACGACGGCGCGGCGGCGTTGGTCATCGTCTCGGACACCAAGGCCAAGGAGTTGGGGCTGACCCCGCTGGCGCGCGTGGTGTCGACGGGCGTGTCCGGCTTGTCGCCGGAGATCATGGGCCTCGGCCCCATCGAGGCCGTCAAGAAGGCGCTCGCTCAGGCGAAGATGTCGATTTCCGACATCGACCTCTACGAGATCAACGAGGCCTTCGCCGTGCAGGTGCTCGGCTCGGCGCGGGCGCTGGGCATGGACGAGGACAAGCTCAATGTCTCCGGCGGCGCGATCGCGCTCGGGCATCCGTTCGGCATGACCGGCGCGCGGATCACGGCCACGCTGCTGAACAACCTGCAGACCTACGACAAGACGTTCGGCATCGAGACGATGTGCGTCGGCGGTGGCCAGGGCATGGCCATGGTCATCGAGCGGCTTTCGTAA
- a CDS encoding Bax inhibitor-1/YccA family protein, giving the protein MRETSNPVFRSLPKQQGGYAQFGTGVAGAQQVAYQADPYAGAYQPQTGVSRPMTIDDVVTKTGITLAVLSVVAVISYFLVSANLALAMPLTLIGGLGGLVLVLIATFGRKQDNPAIVLSYAALEGLFVGAVSFIFANVVVSGANAGVLISQAVLGTIGVFFGMLVVYKTGAIRVTPKFTRMIVAGMVGVLVLILGNFVLAMFGVGGGEGLGLRSGGPIAIAFSLFVIALAAFSFLIDFDAADQMIRAGAPEKAAWGVALGLTVTLVWLYIEILRLLSYFQQR; this is encoded by the coding sequence GTGCGGGAGACCAGCAACCCGGTATTTCGTTCGCTGCCCAAGCAGCAGGGCGGATACGCACAATTCGGTACCGGCGTAGCCGGTGCCCAGCAGGTGGCTTACCAGGCCGACCCGTACGCGGGCGCCTACCAGCCGCAGACCGGTGTCTCGCGGCCCATGACGATCGACGACGTCGTCACCAAGACCGGCATCACCCTTGCCGTGCTGTCCGTCGTCGCGGTCATCTCCTACTTCTTGGTGTCGGCCAACCTGGCGCTGGCCATGCCGCTCACCCTGATCGGTGGGCTCGGCGGCCTGGTCCTGGTGCTGATCGCCACCTTCGGCCGTAAGCAGGACAACCCGGCCATCGTGCTGAGCTACGCGGCGCTCGAGGGCCTGTTCGTCGGCGCGGTGTCGTTCATCTTCGCCAACGTCGTGGTGTCCGGCGCCAACGCCGGCGTGCTGATCAGCCAGGCGGTGCTCGGCACCATCGGCGTGTTCTTCGGCATGCTCGTCGTCTACAAGACCGGCGCCATCCGGGTGACCCCCAAGTTCACCCGCATGATCGTCGCCGGCATGGTCGGCGTGCTGGTGCTGATCCTCGGCAACTTCGTGCTCGCGATGTTCGGTGTCGGCGGCGGTGAAGGCCTCGGCCTGCGCAGCGGTGGTCCGATCGCGATCGCCTTCTCGCTGTTCGTGATCGCGCTCGCGGCGTTCAGCTTCCTGATCGACTTCGACGCCGCGGACCAGATGATCCGCGCCGGTGCGCCGGAGAAGGCGGCCTGGGGCGTGGCCCTTGGCCTCACCGTGACGCTGGTCTGGCTGTACATCGAGATCCTGCGACTGCTGAGCTACTTCCAGCAGCGCTAG
- a CDS encoding SGNH/GDSL hydrolase family protein: protein MGIRAPRKSTTALAAAGVLASTGTAVLGARSLLTGQADQVRNVIPKSWDIPPRADGIYAPGGGPVRRWERGVDFDLHLMVFGDSTATGYGCRTADEVPGVLLARGLAEESGKLIRLSTKAIVGATSKGLSGQVDAMFVAGPPPDAAVIMIGANDITALNGIGPSARRLGAAVQRLRASGAVVVVGTCPDFGVIKDIPQPLRWTARNRGLRLARVQAAAVRAAGGVPVPLADLLAPNFLQAPEVMFSEDRYHPSAAGYALAANQLLPALCHALGEWTGKTVPDLPWVTRSEVRALTDRLGPLTRLLRRKTTGVPAPIVVTAS from the coding sequence GTGGGGATACGCGCTCCGCGGAAGTCGACGACCGCGCTGGCGGCGGCGGGGGTTCTGGCCTCGACCGGAACCGCCGTGCTGGGTGCACGCAGTTTGCTCACAGGGCAGGCGGACCAGGTTCGTAACGTGATCCCGAAGTCGTGGGACATCCCGCCGCGCGCCGACGGCATCTACGCCCCGGGTGGCGGGCCGGTCCGCCGCTGGGAGCGCGGCGTGGACTTCGACCTGCATCTGATGGTCTTCGGCGACTCGACGGCTACGGGGTACGGCTGCCGCACCGCCGACGAGGTACCCGGGGTGCTGCTCGCCCGCGGCCTCGCCGAGGAGTCCGGCAAGCTGATCCGGCTGTCGACGAAGGCGATCGTGGGCGCGACGTCGAAGGGTCTGTCCGGTCAGGTCGATGCGATGTTCGTGGCCGGTCCACCGCCCGACGCGGCGGTCATCATGATCGGGGCCAACGACATCACCGCCCTCAACGGCATCGGCCCGTCGGCGCGCCGGCTCGGCGCGGCGGTGCAGCGGCTGCGTGCCTCCGGTGCGGTGGTGGTCGTCGGGACGTGCCCGGATTTCGGTGTCATCAAGGACATTCCGCAGCCGCTGCGGTGGACCGCCCGCAACCGTGGCCTGCGGCTGGCCCGCGTGCAGGCTGCCGCGGTGCGGGCCGCGGGCGGGGTGCCGGTGCCGCTGGCCGACCTGCTGGCGCCGAACTTCCTGCAAGCCCCTGAGGTGATGTTCTCCGAGGACCGCTACCACCCGTCGGCGGCGGGATATGCGTTGGCGGCCAACCAATTGCTGCCCGCCTTGTGCCACGCCCTCGGCGAGTGGACCGGCAAGACCGTGCCCGACCTGCCGTGGGTCACCCGGTCGGAGGTGCGGGCGCTGACCGACCGGCTCGGGCCCCTGACGCGGCTGCTTCGCCGCAAAACCACCGGGGTCCCCGCACCGATCGTGGTGACCGCGAGCTAG
- a CDS encoding alpha/beta hydrolase: MTAPSKVRASAPSHVHAGSGSRPRRYPVSDGAPVEVVESGPSIAARLVSMGTRVTMWPTLAVLSHVPHWPWPFGLVDFVARALLPTPGTVRATVGLPNASAQLVRAPGVLPADGNRRVVLYMHGGAFLTCGVNSHSRISVALSKFADSPVLVVDYRLIPKHSIGNAVDDCYDAYQWLRTRGYEPDQIVLAGDSAGGYLALTLAQRLQRLGEEPAALVAISPLLQLDHEQKLTHPNIHTDAMFPPKAFDALVALVARAAAKQIVDGEPEGVYEPLDHIEPGLPRTLIHVSGSEVLLHDARLAARRLAAAGVPTEVRVWPGQIHDFQLASPIIPEAKRSLRQIGEYIREATG; this comes from the coding sequence ATGACCGCACCCAGTAAAGTCCGGGCTTCGGCCCCTTCTCATGTTCACGCTGGTAGCGGTAGTCGCCCGCGCCGGTATCCGGTCTCCGACGGCGCGCCGGTCGAGGTTGTCGAGAGCGGCCCCAGCATTGCCGCGCGCCTCGTCTCGATGGGCACCCGAGTCACCATGTGGCCCACGCTGGCCGTGCTCAGCCACGTACCGCACTGGCCGTGGCCGTTCGGCCTTGTCGACTTCGTCGCCCGGGCGCTGCTTCCGACGCCCGGCACTGTCCGCGCCACCGTCGGCTTGCCGAACGCCTCCGCGCAACTGGTCCGCGCCCCCGGCGTGCTGCCCGCCGACGGCAACCGCCGCGTCGTGCTGTACATGCACGGCGGCGCCTTCCTGACCTGCGGTGTCAACTCGCACAGCCGGATCTCCGTCGCGCTGTCGAAGTTCGCCGACTCGCCGGTTCTGGTGGTCGACTACCGGTTGATCCCCAAGCACTCGATCGGCAACGCCGTCGACGACTGCTACGACGCCTACCAGTGGCTGCGCACCCGCGGCTACGAACCCGACCAGATCGTCCTGGCCGGTGACTCCGCGGGCGGCTACCTGGCCCTGACGCTGGCGCAGCGGCTGCAACGCCTCGGGGAGGAGCCGGCCGCGTTGGTCGCGATCTCTCCGCTGCTGCAGCTCGACCACGAGCAGAAGCTGACCCACCCGAACATCCACACCGATGCGATGTTCCCGCCGAAAGCCTTCGACGCCCTGGTCGCGCTGGTCGCCCGGGCGGCGGCCAAGCAGATCGTCGACGGCGAGCCCGAGGGCGTTTACGAGCCGCTCGACCACATCGAGCCGGGCCTTCCGCGCACGCTGATTCACGTGTCCGGGTCAGAGGTCCTGCTGCACGACGCGCGGCTGGCCGCGCGCCGTCTCGCGGCGGCGGGTGTGCCCACTGAAGTGCGGGTGTGGCCGGGCCAAATCCACGACTTCCAGCTGGCCTCGCCGATCATTCCGGAGGCCAAACGTTCGCTGCGGCAAATCGGGGAGTACATCCGCGAAGCCACCGGCTAG
- a CDS encoding cystathionine beta-synthase has translation MRIASHISELIGNTPLVQLNSVVPEGSGVVAAKIEYVNPGGSAKDRIAVKMIDAAEASGELKPGGTIVEPTSGNTGVGLALVAQRRGYKCVFVCPDKVSEDKRNVLRAYGAEVVVCPTAVAPDDPDSYYSVSNRLVTEIEGAWKPDQYSNPMGPASHYETTGPEIWADTEGKVTHFVAGVGTGGTITGAGRYLKEVSGGKVKIIGADPEGSVYSGGTGRPYLVEGVGEDFWPAAYDPAVPDEIIAVSDADSFDMTRRLAREEALLVGGSCGMAVVAAIKVAQEAGPDSVVVVLLPDGGRGYLSKIFNDGWMSSYGFLRTRLDGSIAEPTVGDVLRGKSGALPDLVHTHPSETVRDAIGILREYGVSQMPVVGAEPPVMAGEVAGSVSERELLSAVFEGRAKLADAVSVHMSPPLPLIGAGELVSAAAKSLGERDALMVVEEGKPVGVITRHDLLGFLSDGPRRR, from the coding sequence ATGCGAATCGCGTCGCACATCAGCGAGCTGATCGGGAACACCCCACTGGTCCAACTGAACTCCGTCGTTCCGGAGGGTTCGGGGGTGGTCGCGGCCAAGATCGAGTACGTCAATCCCGGCGGCAGTGCCAAGGACCGCATCGCCGTGAAAATGATCGACGCCGCCGAGGCCAGCGGCGAGTTGAAGCCCGGCGGGACGATCGTCGAACCCACCTCGGGCAACACCGGCGTCGGCTTGGCTCTGGTCGCACAGCGGCGCGGATACAAATGCGTCTTCGTCTGCCCGGACAAGGTCAGCGAAGACAAGCGGAACGTGTTGCGCGCCTATGGCGCCGAGGTCGTCGTCTGCCCGACTGCGGTGGCGCCCGATGACCCGGACAGCTACTACAGCGTCTCCAACCGGCTGGTTACCGAGATCGAGGGCGCGTGGAAGCCCGACCAGTACTCCAATCCGATGGGGCCGGCCAGCCACTACGAGACGACCGGCCCGGAGATCTGGGCCGACACCGAAGGCAAGGTGACGCACTTCGTCGCCGGCGTCGGCACCGGCGGCACGATCACCGGTGCCGGGCGCTATCTGAAAGAGGTCTCCGGCGGCAAGGTGAAGATCATTGGCGCCGACCCGGAGGGCTCGGTGTACTCCGGCGGCACCGGCCGCCCCTACCTGGTGGAAGGCGTCGGCGAAGATTTCTGGCCCGCGGCCTATGACCCGGCCGTGCCCGACGAGATCATCGCGGTCTCCGACGCCGACTCCTTCGACATGACCCGACGGCTGGCCCGCGAAGAGGCCCTGCTGGTCGGCGGCTCCTGCGGCATGGCCGTCGTCGCCGCGATCAAGGTCGCCCAGGAGGCCGGGCCGGATTCGGTGGTCGTGGTCCTGCTGCCCGACGGCGGCCGCGGCTACCTGTCGAAGATCTTCAATGACGGCTGGATGTCGTCCTACGGTTTCCTGCGCACCCGCCTGGACGGCTCGATCGCCGAGCCGACCGTCGGCGACGTCCTGCGCGGCAAGTCCGGGGCGCTACCCGATTTGGTGCACACCCACCCGTCGGAAACCGTGCGTGACGCCATCGGCATCCTGCGCGAGTACGGCGTGTCCCAGATGCCCGTCGTCGGCGCCGAACCGCCGGTGATGGCGGGTGAAGTGGCCGGCAGCGTTTCGGAGCGCGAACTGCTGTCCGCGGTGTTCGAAGGGCGGGCCAAACTCGCCGACGCGGTGTCGGTGCACATGAGCCCGCCGCTGCCGCTGATCGGTGCGGGGGAGTTGGTCAGCGCGGCGGCCAAGTCGCTGGGTGAACGGGATGCGCTAATGGTCGTCGAGGAGGGCAAGCCCGTCGGCGTGATCACCCGCCACGATCTGCTGGGCTTCCTGTCCGACGGGCCGCGCCGCCGCTGA